The Vidua macroura isolate BioBank_ID:100142 chromosome 11, ASM2450914v1, whole genome shotgun sequence genome includes a region encoding these proteins:
- the POP4 gene encoding ribonuclease P protein subunit p29 isoform X1, which produces MEGQLYRRLPPEETGELRLQPQSSEKAKTFVHAFLKRSMPKMKDEAIQDMLTRKAVVLEHYPKKKTKQKRKKTKGFTAKQRRELRLFEIEPEQQRYAIFLPLHELWKQYIRDLCHGLKPDAQPHMIQSKLLKADLHGAIVTVTKSKCPSYVGITGIILQEFKHIFKIITKEDKLKVVPKLNNVFSLELDGFISYIYGSKFLLRASERSAKKFKLKGTIDL; this is translated from the exons ATGGAGG GGCAGCTGTACCGCCGGCTGCCGCCCGAGGAGACCGGGGAGCTGCGCCTGCAG CCCCAGAGCTCAGAAAAAGCCAAGACATTTGTACATGCCTTCCTGAAGCGCAGCATGCCCAAAATGAAAGATGAAGCTATCCAGGATATGCTAACTCGGAAAGCTGTCGTTCTGGAGCATTATCCCAAAAAAAAGACCAagcaaaagaggaagaagacaaAAGGTTTTACTGCCAAGCAGAGGCGAGAGCTGCGTCTGTTTGAAATTGAACCTGAGCAGCAAAG atATGCAATTTTCCTACCACTCCACGAGCTTTGGAAACAGTACATCAGAGACCTGTGCCATGGACTCAAACCTGATGC GCAACCCCATATGATTCAGAGCAAGCTGCTCAAAGCTGATCTCCATGGAGCCATTGTTACag TTACAAAATCAAAGTGCCCGTCTTATGTTGGGATAACAGGAATCATTCTACAGGAATTTAAACACATCTTCAAAATTATCACTAAAGAGGACAAATTAAAAG ttGTTCCCAAACTTAACAACGTGTTTAGCTTGGAGCTTGATGGATTCATTTCCTACATCTACGGCAGCAAGTTCCTGCTCAGGGCAAGTGAGCGATCGGCCAAAAAATTCAAGTTGAAAGGAACTATTGACCTGTGA
- the POP4 gene encoding ribonuclease P protein subunit p29 isoform X2 → MPKMKDEAIQDMLTRKAVVLEHYPKKKTKQKRKKTKGFTAKQRRELRLFEIEPEQQRYAIFLPLHELWKQYIRDLCHGLKPDAQPHMIQSKLLKADLHGAIVTVTKSKCPSYVGITGIILQEFKHIFKIITKEDKLKVVPKLNNVFSLELDGFISYIYGSKFLLRASERSAKKFKLKGTIDL, encoded by the exons ATGCCCAAAATGAAAGATGAAGCTATCCAGGATATGCTAACTCGGAAAGCTGTCGTTCTGGAGCATTATCCCAAAAAAAAGACCAagcaaaagaggaagaagacaaAAGGTTTTACTGCCAAGCAGAGGCGAGAGCTGCGTCTGTTTGAAATTGAACCTGAGCAGCAAAG atATGCAATTTTCCTACCACTCCACGAGCTTTGGAAACAGTACATCAGAGACCTGTGCCATGGACTCAAACCTGATGC GCAACCCCATATGATTCAGAGCAAGCTGCTCAAAGCTGATCTCCATGGAGCCATTGTTACag TTACAAAATCAAAGTGCCCGTCTTATGTTGGGATAACAGGAATCATTCTACAGGAATTTAAACACATCTTCAAAATTATCACTAAAGAGGACAAATTAAAAG ttGTTCCCAAACTTAACAACGTGTTTAGCTTGGAGCTTGATGGATTCATTTCCTACATCTACGGCAGCAAGTTCCTGCTCAGGGCAAGTGAGCGATCGGCCAAAAAATTCAAGTTGAAAGGAACTATTGACCTGTGA